Proteins encoded together in one Vigna angularis cultivar LongXiaoDou No.4 chromosome 5, ASM1680809v1, whole genome shotgun sequence window:
- the LOC128196550 gene encoding uncharacterized protein LOC128196550, whose translation MASRLPPPPPPQTNDHDGPNNNTRLLESVIEKLQEQNAVLMQQNAANSQNLEAARTNSEMTQRQLMEILAATRGTPGASASNTTHQAEWTLEGFLQHRPAKFDGKCLPDGADQWIRDMEQIYDAKDCPNDRRLAFTEYLLTGEASHWWTTAKMILAESHSPISWKVFKEKFYEEYFPDSVRFSKEVEFLQLVQGNMSVSEYTNRFKHLVRFNTLATSEEWQCRKFENGLRSDLKVLISSLCIKSFPVMIERAKVLEKNVAEAERLKKQKPPTRGPIMSRPNMNRNRLPYARPAQPSNSQAMVVAGQSGQQGSVRCYQCGGPHYRSSCPQLLGVKSCNRCGRNGHIERDCNMGGRAAMRPPNAGRMQQGRGGRAQAVGRVYAITGAEAASSGTLVTGTCLLHGMPVCVLYDSGATHSFISKACVEKLGLAEREM comes from the coding sequence ATGGCATCTAGActacctcctcctcctccaccacagACCAATGATCATGATGGGCCCAACAACAACACCAGGCTATTGGAATCAGTGATCGAGAAGCTACAAGAGCAGAATGCTGTTCTGATGCAGCAAAACGCGGCTAATTCACAAAATCTTGAAGCTGCTCGCACCAATTCTGAAATGACTCAGAGGCAGCTGATGGAGATTCTTGCAGCTACTAGGGGTACGCCGGGGGCATCTGCTTCAAATACTACTCATCAGGCTGAGTGGACTTTGGAGGGCTTCTTGCAGCACCGCCCTGCAAAGTTTGATGGGAAATGCCTTCCTGACGGAGCTGATCAGTGGATACGAGACATGGAGCAGATCTATGATGCCAAGGATTGTCCAAACGATCGAAGACTGGCATTCACTGAATATTTGTTGACTGGAGAGGCCAGTCATTGGTGGACGACTGCGAAGATGATACTAGCAGAATCTCACAGCCCTATTTCCTGGAAAGTCTTCAAGGAAAAGTTTTATGAGGAGTATTTCCCGGATAGTGTTCGCTTCAGCAAAGAGGTGGAATTTCTCCAGTTGGTACAAGGTAATATGTCTGTTTCGGAGTACACCAACAGGTTCAAACACCTGGTTCGCTTTAATACCCTTGCCACCAGTGAAGAGTGGCAGTGcaggaaatttgaaaatggaCTGAGAAGTGACCTTAAGGTGTTGATATCCAGCCTCTGCATTAAGTCCTTTCCTGTGATGATTGAGAGAGCAAAAGTGTTAGAGAAAAATGTGGCTGAAGCAGAACGACTGAAGAAGCAGAAACCACCAACTAGAGGGCCGATCATGTCCAGACCGAATATGAATCGGAACAGGTTGCCGTATGCTCGTCCAGCACAACCATCAAATTCTCAGGCTATGGTTGTTGCCGGACAGTCCGGACAGCAGGGATCAGTCAGGTGTTAccagtgtggaggaccacactacCGGTCGTCATGCCCTCAGTTATTGGGAGTGAAGTCCTGCAACCGTTGTGGAAGAAATGGTCACATAGAACGCGACTGTAATATGGGTGGACGAGCGGCGATGAGACCGCCAAATGCTGGGAGAATGCAGCAAGGAAGGGGTGGACGAGCTCAGGCTGTCGGTCGAGTTTATGCGATCACGGGCGCGGAAGCCGCCAGTTCAGGTACGCTCGTCACTGGTACTTGTTTATTACATGGAATGCCtgtttgtgtgttgtatgattcgggggcaacacactccttcatttcgaaggcgtgtgttgagaAATTGGGATTAGCCGAACGTGAGATGTAG